From Enhydrobacter sp., the proteins below share one genomic window:
- a CDS encoding SRPBCC domain-containing protein yields the protein MNVMARPQEHELVLVREFRAPRERVFAAWTDPALAARWWVPRDCTLVSCRMDVRPGGGWHRRMRWADRGIITKWGEYREVVAPERLVFTYVTQYGDGTVDPETLVTVTFEDLDGGTRLTLSHAAFRSEEAGASHSGGWTGALERLAGFLRD from the coding sequence ATGAACGTCATGGCCAGGCCGCAGGAGCACGAACTCGTCCTGGTGCGCGAGTTCAGGGCGCCGCGCGAGCGCGTGTTCGCGGCCTGGACCGATCCGGCGCTGGCCGCGCGCTGGTGGGTGCCGCGCGACTGCACCCTGGTGTCGTGCCGCATGGACGTGCGCCCGGGCGGCGGCTGGCATCGGCGCATGCGCTGGGCCGACCGCGGCATCATCACCAAGTGGGGCGAGTATCGCGAAGTCGTGGCGCCCGAGCGCCTCGTCTTCACCTACGTCACGCAGTATGGCGACGGCACGGTCGATCCCGAGACGCTGGTCACCGTGACGTTCGAGGATCTGGACGGCGGAACGCGCCTTACGCTCAGCCACGCCGCCTTCCGGTCGGAGGAGGCGGGCGCGAGCCACAGCGGCGGCTGGACCGGCGCCCTCGAGCGCCTGGCCGGATTCCTGAGGGACTGA
- a CDS encoding VOC family protein, with protein sequence MAKNTICLWYDKDAEAAARFYAATFPDSRVSAVHRAPSDYPSGKKGDVLTVEFTVAGVACLGLNGGPLFKHNEAFSFQIATDDQAETDRYWNAIVGNGGEESACGWCKDRWGISWQITPRVLTEALAAGGDQARRAFEAMMDMRKIDVAAIEAARRG encoded by the coding sequence ATTGCCAAGAACACGATCTGCCTGTGGTACGACAAGGATGCCGAGGCCGCCGCGCGCTTCTACGCTGCGACCTTTCCGGACAGCCGGGTGAGCGCCGTCCACCGCGCGCCCAGCGACTACCCCTCCGGCAAGAAGGGCGACGTGCTGACGGTGGAGTTCACGGTGGCCGGCGTCGCCTGTCTCGGCCTCAACGGTGGTCCCCTGTTCAAGCACAACGAGGCCTTCTCGTTCCAGATCGCCACCGACGACCAGGCCGAGACCGACCGCTACTGGAACGCCATCGTCGGCAACGGCGGCGAGGAGAGCGCGTGCGGCTGGTGCAAGGACAGGTGGGGCATCTCGTGGCAGATCACGCCGCGCGTGCTGACCGAGGCGCTGGCCGCCGGCGGCGACCAGGCGCGGCGCGCCTTCGAGGCGATGATGGACATGCGGAAGATCGACGTCGCCGCGATCGAGGCCGCGCGGCGCGGCTGA
- a CDS encoding YceI family protein has protein sequence MSKAPVWKAPIRKAPIRKAVVLALSLAASGAALAQTADLPPGVFVAGKDAGEATAGTYALDPFHTSVLARVSHLGYSYSVLRFDTAEGRLGWDPAAPDKSTLSITIKTASITSNVKGFAETLAGEPFLKSATFPDATFVSTSFIRSDALRGKVAGRFTLMGRTRPVTFDVELIGAGKGFGGSPRLGVHARAWIDPQDYGFPPIFSDPIEIVADTEFARAP, from the coding sequence ATGTCGAAGGCACCCGTCTGGAAGGCCCCCATCCGGAAGGCACCCATCCGGAAGGCAGTCGTCCTCGCCCTGTCGCTCGCGGCAAGCGGCGCGGCGCTCGCGCAGACGGCGGATCTGCCGCCCGGCGTCTTCGTCGCCGGCAAGGATGCGGGCGAGGCGACGGCGGGCACCTACGCGCTCGATCCCTTCCATACCTCGGTGCTCGCCCGCGTCTCGCACCTCGGCTACTCCTACAGCGTCTTGCGCTTCGACACCGCCGAGGGCCGGCTCGGCTGGGATCCGGCGGCACCGGACAAGTCGACGCTCTCGATCACGATCAAGACGGCGTCGATCACGTCGAACGTCAAGGGCTTCGCAGAGACCCTGGCGGGCGAGCCGTTCCTGAAGTCGGCGACCTTCCCGGATGCCACCTTCGTCTCGACGTCCTTCATCCGCAGCGACGCCCTGCGCGGCAAGGTCGCGGGCCGGTTCACCCTGATGGGCCGGACGCGGCCGGTGACGTTCGACGTCGAGCTGATCGGCGCCGGCAAGGGCTTCGGCGGCAGCCCGCGCCTCGGTGTCCATGCCCGTGCCTGGATCGACCCGCAGGACTATGGATTCCCGCCGATCTTCAGCGATCCGATCGAGATCGTGGCCGACACCGAATTCGCGCGGGCGCCATGA
- a CDS encoding VOC family protein encodes MNVQPYLFFDGKCEEALEFYKSAIGARVDALMRFKEHPEASKPGMIPAGSENKVMHAAFKVGDTQIMASDGHCMGKPSFQGFTLTINVGSDAEAEKLFATLGRDGGQVQMPLAETFFASRFGMVADKFGVSWMVLAEKTPD; translated from the coding sequence ATGAACGTGCAGCCCTATTTGTTCTTCGACGGCAAGTGCGAGGAGGCGCTGGAATTCTACAAGAGCGCGATCGGCGCCAGGGTCGACGCCCTGATGCGCTTCAAGGAGCATCCGGAGGCGAGCAAGCCGGGCATGATCCCGGCCGGCTCCGAGAACAAGGTCATGCACGCCGCCTTCAAGGTCGGCGACACGCAAATCATGGCCTCGGACGGCCACTGCATGGGCAAGCCGAGCTTCCAGGGCTTCACCCTGACCATCAACGTCGGCAGCGACGCCGAGGCCGAGAAGCTGTTCGCGACGCTCGGCCGGGACGGCGGCCAGGTGCAGATGCCGCTGGCCGAGACCTTCTTCGCCAGCCGCTTCGGCATGGTCGCCGACAAGTTCGGCGTGAGCTGGATGGTGCTGGCGGAAAAGACGCCGGACTAG